In Leucobacter insecticola, one DNA window encodes the following:
- a CDS encoding FKBP-type peptidyl-prolyl cis-trans isomerase, producing the protein MKRSHALVPIALTATLLMTACSAGGNSDASGEACLASGSVSNSIKVEGKVGEEMELTTKTPISTDKAQRTVLTEGKGDMPKEGESIETSFAIFSGVDGTLMQQSPATPVDLVKDQMPSWAYDAVRCAIPDQRVALVAPLKDVTQGQEPSALGLSDITNDDSVVIVMDFGKVGKGTNPAASEAPGTLEPGDLLAKAEGKAKDAPKGFPTVKLAENGEPTITMPKDTDAPKDLEIATLIEGKGETVEPGDRVYVNYRGVIWRTGEEFDSSWSRGAPVPFLTNEVIEGFTKAIEGQKVGSQVISIVPPAAGYGDQTEAKLKASNPDFDVTNDDTLVFVLDIVGVVHANK; encoded by the coding sequence GTGAAGCGTTCGCACGCCCTCGTTCCCATTGCCCTCACGGCAACTCTGCTCATGACCGCTTGCTCCGCAGGAGGTAACTCAGACGCGAGCGGTGAAGCCTGCCTTGCTTCAGGCTCGGTGAGTAACTCAATCAAAGTTGAGGGCAAAGTTGGTGAGGAGATGGAACTCACCACGAAGACTCCAATTTCGACCGACAAAGCTCAGCGCACGGTCCTCACCGAGGGAAAGGGTGACATGCCCAAGGAAGGTGAGTCTATCGAGACGTCGTTCGCAATCTTCAGCGGCGTCGATGGCACGCTGATGCAGCAGTCTCCCGCGACTCCGGTTGATCTGGTGAAAGATCAGATGCCAAGCTGGGCCTATGACGCCGTTCGTTGCGCAATCCCTGATCAGCGCGTTGCTCTCGTCGCCCCTTTGAAGGACGTTACGCAGGGGCAGGAACCTTCGGCCTTGGGGTTGTCTGACATCACCAACGATGATTCTGTCGTGATCGTGATGGATTTCGGCAAGGTGGGCAAGGGAACGAACCCCGCGGCTTCTGAAGCGCCCGGCACGCTCGAACCGGGCGATCTGCTGGCTAAGGCCGAGGGCAAGGCAAAGGACGCACCCAAGGGCTTCCCGACCGTGAAGCTTGCTGAAAACGGTGAGCCAACGATTACGATGCCAAAGGACACCGACGCTCCGAAGGATCTAGAGATCGCCACGCTCATCGAAGGCAAGGGAGAGACCGTTGAGCCTGGCGACCGTGTCTACGTCAACTACCGAGGCGTGATCTGGCGCACCGGGGAAGAGTTTGATTCGAGCTGGAGCCGCGGCGCCCCCGTACCTTTCCTGACGAACGAGGTCATCGAAGGTTTCACCAAAGCAATTGAGGGGCAGAAAGTCGGTTCGCAGGTCATCTCGATCGTTCCTCCGGCGGCAGGCTACGGCGACCAGACAGAAGCCAAACTCAAAGCGAGCAACCCCGACTTTGACGTCACCAATGACGACACACTCGTGTTTGTGCTCGACATTGTAGGAGTGGTGCACGCCAACAAGTAG
- the rsmI gene encoding 16S rRNA (cytidine(1402)-2'-O)-methyltransferase: MILLAATPIGNLGDASLRLRETLEEARVIAAEDTRHTAQLLRLLGIENRPELVALHDHNEHERAAALVERATTEDIVLVSDAGMPTVSDPGFRVVQLAAERGVAVSVIPGPSAVITALAVAGLPTDRFVFEGFLPRKHGERSRALAQLAAERRTLVFFESPARLAASLNDLASAFGKDRPAAVCRELTKLHEEVRRGTLSELAEWAAEGVRGEIVLVVGGAAEHATSPEAALAEVQQRVADGERLKDATRAVAEATGLASRELYSAALAAREDHA; the protein is encoded by the coding sequence ATGATCCTTCTCGCCGCCACCCCCATCGGAAATCTTGGGGACGCATCCCTCCGGCTTCGAGAAACTCTCGAAGAGGCGCGCGTGATCGCGGCCGAAGACACCCGACACACGGCGCAACTGCTGCGCCTGCTCGGCATCGAGAACCGGCCGGAGCTTGTGGCCCTGCACGACCACAACGAGCATGAGCGTGCAGCTGCCCTCGTGGAACGGGCAACCACGGAGGACATTGTGCTGGTGAGTGACGCCGGTATGCCGACGGTCTCTGATCCTGGTTTTCGGGTGGTGCAACTCGCGGCCGAGCGTGGGGTGGCGGTCTCCGTGATCCCAGGGCCGAGCGCGGTCATCACGGCGCTCGCCGTCGCAGGTCTCCCCACCGATCGCTTCGTCTTCGAGGGATTTCTGCCGCGCAAACACGGTGAACGATCGCGCGCGCTCGCTCAGCTCGCCGCTGAGCGACGTACCCTTGTCTTCTTCGAGTCCCCCGCGCGTCTTGCTGCGAGCCTCAATGATCTCGCGTCCGCTTTCGGAAAGGACCGGCCCGCCGCGGTCTGCCGCGAACTGACCAAACTGCACGAAGAAGTCCGCCGGGGCACGCTCAGTGAGCTCGCGGAGTGGGCCGCCGAAGGTGTGCGCGGAGAGATCGTGCTTGTGGTGGGCGGGGCGGCCGAACACGCCACTTCGCCTGAGGCAGCGCTCGCGGAAGTGCAGCAGCGAGTAGCAGATGGCGAGCGGCTCAAGGATGCAACCCGAGCCGTAGCCGAAGCGACGGGGCTGGCGTCCAGGGAGCTATATTCGGCGGCGCTCGCCGCAAGAGAGGATCACGCATGA
- a CDS encoding transposase, with the protein MKILPIPKQVDFPYATYALQIMRSTEAREGKDAKSEIVYVVTNVPKRLARAAWIAGWVRKHWHIENRLHWVRDVTFAEDKSRICTGSSPKVMASLRNAAIGSHRLGGATNVAESLRYAGARPSRAWGRVI; encoded by the coding sequence GTGAAAATATTGCCGATCCCCAAACAGGTAGATTTTCCGTACGCCACTTACGCGCTCCAAATTATGCGTTCCACTGAGGCGAGGGAAGGCAAAGACGCGAAGAGTGAGATTGTGTACGTGGTCACCAACGTACCGAAACGACTCGCGAGAGCAGCATGGATTGCCGGGTGGGTTCGTAAACACTGGCATATCGAGAACCGGCTCCATTGGGTACGAGATGTGACCTTCGCCGAGGACAAATCTCGTATCTGTACCGGGAGTTCACCCAAAGTCATGGCGTCATTGCGGAACGCGGCGATCGGGTCTCACCGGTTGGGTGGCGCGACCAACGTGGCTGAATCGTTGCGGTACGCCGGGGCGAGGCCCTCACGAGCATGGGGGAGAGTCATCTGA
- a CDS encoding MFS transporter, translating into MPHSPDPAPVTLLSRTGIAYFPLAFVSRLPFAMMVIGVLTLVVSARGSVELGGLSSALVGIGAATIGPLIGAAADRFGQRPTLLIAAAANSIALGALAWAAYSSLPSWAMLAIAFATGASGPQTSPMSRTRLVSIIQTALPAERRPRTISTVLAYESAADEMVFVFGPVVVGLLATSVGAWAPVAGAAALTLLFVTAFALHHTSAPARSAAERAATLSPASELVRPSLLVVVFGIFSVGLVFGSTLTSLTAFMQERGAAESAGLIYGAMGVGSAILALSVAFFSPKFTLRHRWLSFAVCIVGGSALFSAADSIATVILSLMLTGVGIGPLLVTLYSFGAARSPNGRSATVMTMLGSGIMLGQSLAAAVTGSVAENLGTSQALILPLAASLMIVLAGSINWVLTPSGRR; encoded by the coding sequence ATGCCTCACAGCCCTGATCCTGCCCCCGTCACGCTGCTTTCGCGCACCGGGATTGCGTACTTCCCGCTCGCGTTTGTGTCGCGACTGCCCTTCGCCATGATGGTGATCGGTGTGCTGACGCTCGTCGTGTCCGCCCGCGGATCGGTGGAGCTTGGCGGGCTGAGTTCGGCGCTGGTGGGGATCGGGGCCGCGACGATCGGTCCGCTCATCGGCGCGGCCGCGGACCGGTTTGGGCAACGACCCACACTGCTGATCGCGGCGGCAGCGAACAGCATCGCGCTCGGTGCGCTCGCGTGGGCCGCATACAGTTCACTGCCGAGCTGGGCGATGCTCGCCATCGCGTTCGCGACCGGGGCATCGGGGCCACAAACCTCCCCCATGTCGCGCACCCGCCTCGTCTCGATCATTCAGACCGCGCTTCCCGCCGAGCGCCGGCCACGCACCATTTCGACCGTGCTGGCGTATGAATCGGCAGCCGACGAGATGGTGTTTGTGTTCGGACCCGTGGTGGTCGGGCTGCTCGCGACCAGCGTGGGTGCCTGGGCGCCAGTCGCGGGAGCCGCCGCACTCACCCTCCTGTTTGTGACGGCGTTCGCGCTGCACCATACCAGCGCGCCCGCTCGCTCCGCCGCCGAACGCGCCGCCACCCTCTCCCCCGCGTCCGAGCTTGTGCGCCCGTCCCTCCTCGTTGTCGTGTTCGGGATCTTCTCGGTGGGCTTGGTGTTCGGTTCCACGCTGACCTCGTTGACGGCGTTCATGCAGGAACGCGGCGCGGCGGAATCCGCCGGACTCATCTACGGTGCGATGGGCGTCGGATCCGCGATCCTTGCCCTGAGCGTCGCGTTCTTTTCACCCAAGTTCACGCTCCGTCACCGCTGGCTCAGCTTTGCCGTGTGTATTGTCGGGGGCTCGGCGCTGTTCTCCGCGGCCGACAGCATCGCCACGGTGATCCTGAGCCTAATGCTGACAGGGGTCGGGATCGGCCCGCTGCTTGTCACCCTGTACAGTTTTGGTGCGGCACGGAGCCCGAACGGGCGTTCCGCCACGGTCATGACGATGCTCGGATCCGGGATCATGCTCGGGCAGTCGCTCGCCGCCGCGGTCACCGGCAGTGTCGCCGAGAATCTCGGGACGTCGCAGGCCCTGATACTGCCGCTCGCGGCGTCGCTCATGATCGTGCTCGCGGGCAGCATCAACTGGGTACTTACGCCGTCTGGCCGCCGATAA
- a CDS encoding DsbA family protein — protein MSAPQTPQTPGPPPHPYASSGGNPGSGRRRGLIFGAIGVAVVLIVATIVFVVLSNSNNPNNGGDKNDSSNSSDSAEVAKPVPTTPANVTRWPANMATGSIAFTGDDGKVTVVKSEALPEGAQPLVSNLAPTADGAEPNRIQLYVDYRCPYCSLFEAANVDSFEAVLASGDTVLELHPLAFLDKFSAGTYYSSRASGRWRVSWIRSRNTPGTPTRRCSIRISSRKKARVHTPMKN, from the coding sequence ATGAGCGCGCCACAGACTCCCCAGACTCCCGGCCCACCTCCACACCCCTACGCGTCTTCGGGCGGCAACCCCGGATCTGGCCGGCGCCGCGGCCTCATATTCGGGGCCATCGGTGTGGCGGTCGTCCTGATCGTTGCCACCATTGTGTTCGTTGTGCTGAGCAACTCGAACAATCCCAACAATGGCGGCGACAAGAACGACAGCAGCAACAGCAGCGATAGCGCTGAAGTTGCCAAACCGGTTCCCACCACGCCCGCAAACGTCACTCGCTGGCCAGCGAACATGGCAACGGGAAGCATTGCTTTTACCGGAGACGACGGAAAAGTCACTGTCGTCAAGTCCGAAGCACTGCCCGAGGGTGCCCAGCCTCTTGTTTCAAATCTCGCGCCCACCGCTGATGGCGCTGAACCCAACAGGATCCAGCTCTACGTTGACTACCGCTGCCCCTACTGCTCCCTGTTCGAAGCCGCGAACGTCGATTCCTTTGAAGCGGTCCTCGCGTCAGGCGATACCGTGCTCGAGTTGCACCCCCTGGCGTTCCTCGACAAGTTTTCTGCTGGCACCTACTATTCTTCCCGCGCCTCGGGGCGATGGCGTGTGTCGTGGATACGCAGCCGGAATACGCCTGGGACGCCCACAAGACGCTGCTCGATCCGGATTTCCAGCCGGAAGAAGGCACGGGTGCATACACCAATGAAGAACTGA
- a CDS encoding DNA alkylation repair protein, with protein sequence MDVATMLTEFHAHADAEKAAGMRAYMRDQFEFLGVPTPLRRRLSQPALAAARTAASVDWDFVQACWDSPYREFQYVAVGYLTAVQRLLRPGDMDRIKVLAQTKSWWDTIDGLDRVVGDLALAFPEVNAVLLGWSSHDDIWLRRIAIDHQLGRKRKTDRALLERIILNNLGHTEFFINKAIGWALRDYSKTDPEWVRGFIGRHRSELAPLSVREGSKYL encoded by the coding sequence ATGGATGTCGCGACAATGCTGACAGAGTTTCACGCACACGCTGATGCCGAGAAGGCTGCGGGAATGCGCGCGTATATGCGCGACCAGTTCGAGTTTCTGGGGGTGCCGACCCCGCTTCGTCGGCGGCTTTCACAACCGGCTCTGGCAGCAGCACGGACTGCGGCATCTGTGGACTGGGATTTTGTGCAGGCGTGCTGGGACTCGCCCTATCGAGAGTTTCAATACGTCGCGGTCGGGTATCTGACGGCGGTGCAGCGACTTCTTCGCCCTGGCGATATGGACCGCATCAAGGTGCTGGCGCAGACCAAATCCTGGTGGGACACCATTGACGGTCTCGACAGGGTGGTCGGTGACCTGGCGCTGGCATTTCCGGAGGTCAATGCGGTGCTCCTGGGGTGGAGCAGCCACGACGACATCTGGTTGCGTCGCATCGCGATTGACCATCAGCTGGGCCGCAAAAGGAAAACCGACCGCGCGCTCTTGGAACGGATCATCCTGAATAATCTCGGGCACACCGAGTTTTTCATTAACAAGGCCATCGGTTGGGCGTTACGCGACTATTCGAAGACGGATCCCGAGTGGGTTCGCGGTTTTATCGGTCGGCACCGAAGTGAGCTGGCGCCGCTGTCGGTGCGCGAGGGGTCAAAGTACCTCTAG
- the dxr gene encoding 1-deoxy-D-xylulose-5-phosphate reductoisomerase, with amino-acid sequence MKRVVILGSTGSIGEQALDVIRKNSSKFQVVGLVAGSNADRVQQQADEFNVEHTGLGATDAETIVRDVPADVVLNGITGSIGLGPTIAALKAGRTLALANKESLIVGGDLVTDLAGPGQIVPVDSEHSAIAQALRAGGRDEVRRLVLTASGGPFRGRSRESLRDVTPAEALNHPTWDMGRVVTTNSSTLINKGLEVIEAHLLFGVSYSDIDVVVHPQSIVHSMVEFVDGSTIAQASPPDMRLPIALGLNWPHRVEGSAMPLDWSTATSWEFLPLDDTVFPAVQLAKAVGRARKTFPAVYNASNEEAVDAFHEQRIGFLDIVSIVEEVLERHTAPEDLTLASLLDAERWARAEAQRVILQRAR; translated from the coding sequence ATGAAACGAGTCGTGATTCTGGGGTCCACTGGATCAATTGGTGAGCAGGCGCTCGACGTGATCCGCAAGAATTCCTCCAAGTTTCAGGTGGTGGGGCTTGTCGCGGGCAGCAACGCGGATCGGGTGCAGCAGCAGGCTGACGAATTTAACGTGGAGCACACGGGGCTCGGGGCGACGGATGCGGAAACGATCGTGCGCGACGTGCCCGCTGATGTGGTGTTGAACGGGATCACCGGATCGATTGGGCTCGGGCCGACGATTGCGGCGCTGAAAGCCGGGCGTACCCTTGCGCTTGCCAACAAGGAGTCACTTATCGTCGGTGGAGATTTGGTGACGGATCTCGCTGGTCCCGGCCAAATCGTGCCAGTTGATTCCGAGCACTCGGCGATTGCTCAGGCGCTTCGTGCGGGCGGCCGTGACGAGGTGCGCCGCTTGGTGCTTACGGCGTCTGGCGGTCCCTTTCGGGGACGCAGCCGCGAGTCGTTGCGAGATGTCACGCCGGCGGAAGCGCTGAACCATCCCACGTGGGATATGGGGCGAGTGGTCACCACGAACTCCTCGACACTCATCAATAAGGGTCTCGAGGTCATCGAGGCACACCTGCTCTTTGGCGTGTCCTACAGTGATATCGATGTGGTGGTGCACCCACAGTCGATTGTGCACTCGATGGTCGAGTTCGTGGACGGATCCACGATCGCTCAGGCCTCGCCGCCCGATATGCGCCTCCCCATCGCGCTCGGCCTGAACTGGCCACACCGGGTCGAGGGGTCCGCCATGCCGCTTGACTGGTCGACCGCGACGAGCTGGGAGTTTTTGCCGCTTGACGACACGGTGTTCCCTGCGGTGCAGCTCGCGAAGGCGGTTGGCCGAGCCCGCAAGACGTTCCCCGCGGTGTACAACGCATCAAACGAAGAAGCCGTTGATGCGTTCCACGAACAGCGCATTGGTTTCCTTGACATCGTGAGCATCGTCGAAGAGGTGCTTGAGCGGCACACGGCCCCGGAGGATCTCACGCTTGCTTCGTTGCTCGATGCCGAGCGCTGGGCCCGGGCCGAAGCGCAGCGCGTGATCCTCCAGCGTGCAAGGTAA
- a CDS encoding trimeric intracellular cation channel family protein: protein MTADIVYEVLQLAGILAFAISGALVGVRRQLDILGVVVVGASTGVGGGILRDMLIGVHPPLSFLHWQNLTVAIVGSLIVFFLHPSVTRIRYFEVVFDAFGLGLFSANGAALAYVSGQSTMTSILVGVITAIGGGVIRDVLVNTVPGC, encoded by the coding sequence GTGACAGCAGACATTGTGTACGAGGTTCTTCAGCTCGCCGGGATTCTGGCTTTCGCGATTTCCGGGGCGCTTGTGGGGGTGAGGCGGCAGCTCGACATCCTCGGCGTGGTGGTGGTTGGCGCCTCCACAGGGGTGGGTGGCGGGATCCTGCGCGACATGTTGATCGGGGTGCATCCGCCACTGTCGTTTCTGCACTGGCAGAATCTCACCGTCGCGATCGTGGGTTCGCTGATCGTGTTCTTCCTGCACCCGAGTGTGACGAGGATCCGCTACTTCGAGGTTGTGTTTGATGCCTTCGGCCTCGGCCTGTTCTCCGCCAACGGCGCGGCACTCGCCTACGTCTCCGGCCAGAGCACCATGACGTCGATCCTTGTCGGCGTGATCACCGCGATTGGTGGCGGCGTGATTCGTGACGTCCTCGTGAACACGGTGCCGGGGTGCTGA